The segment TGGATTTAGAAGATGTTACGTATATGGATAGTACAGGCCTTGGTGTTTTTATTAGTGCACTTAAATCTACGAAAGAGCATGAAAGTCAATTAAAATTAATCAATATCCAGGATCGAGTACTCAGATTATTTAAGATAACCGGCTTGGATGAAATTATGGATATTGCTGGGATTCGAGGTGGAAATGCATAATGGAGGAAAAATTTGATTTTATAGAGATGAAGGTTCCTGCAAAAGCGGAATATGTCGGCGTTATCCGTTTAAGCATTTCTGGAGTCGCCAGCAGGATGGGTTTTTCCTATGAAGACATTGAAGATTTGAAAATAGCTGTGTCCGAGGCAATTACCAACGCAGTGACACATGCCTATGAGAACGCAGAGGAAGGGGAAGTCACCCTTGGATTTGGTGTGTACGAAGACCGGTTG is part of the Virgibacillus sp. NKC19-16 genome and harbors:
- a CDS encoding STAS domain-containing protein; amino-acid sequence: MNLVVDVVEQNQASTVSLSGEVDAYTAPELKAKLLPLTSQQGHTVNVDLEDVTYMDSTGLGVFISALKSTKEHESQLKLINIQDRVLRLFKITGLDEIMDIAGIRGGNA